The Gasterosteus aculeatus chromosome 8, fGasAcu3.hap1.1, whole genome shotgun sequence genome has a window encoding:
- the LOC144411417 gene encoding uncharacterized protein LOC144411417, translating into MDSAEKDQLTEALRAQASRLAQHEDLVADLDRGVRGLAQSQEGFKTAMTTQVGLLNSQVEQILTLLSRNPAASPEQPPTSSEPPPVATPADACTRLAPPERYSGTIGQSRSFIIECEMHFEHSPMHFPTERSKVAFMMSHLTGRAKAWATAEWARSSAVCSSPKKFADALRLVFDPVATDRERARELSQIKQGGQSVCEYAIRFRTLAMESGWNTTSLYDVFLRGLSDQIQDLLVPLDLPLDLDSLIALAIRTDNRLQERRRQRGPRGTPAAPGSSPTLWGAASRQTSPERLSRTRAGGEEEPMQMGRARLSQEERQRRYQEGRCFYCGERGHLITACPVKANQSVAFHWSAEADAAFQELKRRFTTAPILTLPDPARQFVVEVDASNNGIGAILSQRAESDNKLHPCAFLSRRLTAAERNYDVGDRELLAVKAALEEWRHWLEGAQHPFLVWTDHKNLQYIKKAKRLNSRQARWSLFFNRFDFSLFLQTGIKKHQA; encoded by the exons atggactcggcagagaaggaccagctgacggaggcgctgcgcgctcaagcatcaagactggcgcagcatgaagaccttgttgctgacctcgatcgaggggttcggggacttgctcaaagccaggaggggtttaagactgccatgaccacgcaggtgggactcctaaacagtcaggtagaacaaattctcaccttgctctccaggaaccccgcggcttctcccgaacaaccccccacgtcgtctgagccccctcccgtagccacaccagcagatgcgtgcacgaggctggcacctccggaacgatactccggaaccatcggacaaagtaggtccttcatcattgaatgtgaaatgcacttcgagcactctccgatgcactttcccacagaacggtccaaggttgccttcatgatgtcccatctcacgggaagggccaaggcatgggccaccgctgagtgggctaggagttcggcagtttgctcatcaccaaagaagtttgccgacgctctcagacttgtttttgaccctgtggcaacagaccgagaaagggctcgtgagctcagtcagataaagcaaggtggacagtccgtttgtgaatacgccatacgttttcgcaccctggcgatggagagtgggtggaacaccacgtccctctacgatgtttttctgagagggctctccgaccagatccaggacctcttggtcccattggacctgcctctggacctcgattccctcatcgccctcgccatccgtaccgacaaccgcctacaggaacggaggcggcagcgtgggcccagagggacacccgctgcacctggctcttccccgacgctctggggcgccgcatcgcgtcaaacctcccctgagcgactctcaagaacccgtgccggaggcgaggaggagcccatgcagatggggagggcccggctctctcaagaggaacgacagcgacgctaccaggagggcagatgcttttactgcggcgagcgtggccacctcatcaccgcctgtccagtaaaggccaaccagtcg gtggcgtttcactggtccgccgaggcagacgcagccttccaggagcttaagcggcgcttcactacagcacccatcctcacgctccctgatccggctcgccagtttgtggtggaggtggacgcctccaataatgggatcggggccattctctcccagcgagcagagtctgacaacaagcttcatccttgtgccttcctgtcgcgacgactgactgcagcggagcggaactacgacgtgggagatcgtgagctgctggcagtgaaggcggcgctggaggagtggcggcactggctcgagggggcacagcacccttttttagtttggacagaccacaagaacctgcagtacatcaagaaggccaagcgtttgaattcccgtcaagcccgctggtccttgttttttaaccgttttgatttttcccttttcctacagaccgggatcaagaaaCACCAAGCCTGA